In Streptomyces liangshanensis, the DNA window CGGGGGGCGGCGGGTCCGGGGCCGCGTCCGCGACGCGGCGCACGCCCCAGGGCGCGTACGCGAGGAGGAGGGAGCCGGCGAACCAGCCGGCGTCCAGGAGCTGTCCCGAGCGGTACGTGGCCCTCAGCAGCGGCGAGGTGAACAGGGCGTCGCACACCACGGTCAGCGCGAGGGCCGCGATGGCGGTGTTCACCGCGGAGCGGCTGCCCGTGGAGCGCCGGAAGTGCAGGGCGAGCACCATGCTGACGAGCACGATGTCGAGCAGCGGGTAGGCGAGGGACAGGGCGGCCTGGGCGACGCTCTCGCCGCGGAAGTGCGCGTTGTGGGCGAGGGCGAGGCTCCAGGAGAGGGTCAGCAGCGAGCCGCCGATGAGCCAGGAGTCGAGGGCCAGGCAGACCCAGCCGGCCTTCGTGACAGGGCGCTTGGCGAGGACGAGCAGCCCCACGATGGCGGGCGGCGCGAAGCAGAGGAAGAAGAGGTCGGCGAGGGACAGGCCGGGTACGGGCCGGTCGAGGACCACCTCGTACCAGCCCCAGACGGCGTTGCCGCAGGAGGCCATGGCGGAGGACAGCGAGAAGAGCAGCCAGGCGGGGCGGAAGCGCCGGTCGCGGCCGCGGGCGTAGAGGAAGCAGGAGACGGCCGCGATCCCGGCGGCGAGGCTCAGCCCGAAGTCGCCCATTATCAGGGCCAGTTCCGGCGATCCCCAGCCGAGGGCGGCGCCCGCCGCGTACCCCCCGCAGATCAGGGCGAGGAGGAGTTGGGAGAGGAGCCCCGTACCGACTCCGCCCGGGGTGGGCCGGTGGGCGGGGAGCACGCCCTCGGCGCTCACCGGAGCGTCCCCGGGAGCGTCGCTGTCACCGCCGCGGGGCCCGGTCCGTGCGTCGCGGGTCCCGGGGTCCCCGGGGCCGGGGCCGCGGTCCGGGCAGCGGGCGTCAGAGTGTCCGGGGGTCGCCGTCGGCGGCCCTGCCGCGTCGGATGGTCGGTCCATCGCCCGTGCATCGCCCGTCGCCCCCCTCGCTGTCTGATCACCCACCGCGCCGCGCCTCCGCGCGTCGCGACCCCCAGATCGGGACGATACACCAGTCTCGTCACTCAGGGACATAGCACTTCTACTCTCCGTCACCAGCAGGGGAGTTGCGGGTACCGGGTGTATCCACGGCGCGGCCCGCGCGGGTCAGCGGCCTGTGGTGTGCACCACGTTGTGCGGTTCCTCCCCCGCCGCGAACCGGGTCAGCTGTCCGGCGAGCAGCCGCTTGGCACGGGGCAGGAAGGCGGAGGTGGACCCGCCCACGTGCGGACTGATGAGAACACCCGGAGCATGCCAGAGCGGATGCCCCGCGGGGAGCGGTTCAGGCTCGGTGACGTCGAGCGCGGCCCTGATCCTTCCGCTTTCCAGCTCGCCCAGGAGCGCCTTGGTGTCGACGACGGCGCCGCGCGCCACGTTCACGAGGAGCGCGCCGTCCTTCATGCGGGCCAGGAACTCCGCGTCTGCCAGGCCCTTCGTCTCCTCGGTGAGCGGCGTCGAGAGGATCACGACGTCGGCGTCGGGGAGCAGGGCGGGCAGCGCGTCGAGCGGGTGGACCTCACCGCGCCCCGTGGTGCGGGCGGAGCGCGCGACGCGCGCCACCCGCGCACACTCGAACGGAGTGAGCCGGTCCTCGATGGCGGCGCCGATCGACCCGTACCCGACGATCAGTACCGACTTGTCGGCGAGGGAGGGGTAGAAGCCGGACCGCCACTCCTCGCGCTCCTGGCCCGCGACGAAGCCGGGGACTCCCCGCAGCGAGGCGAGCACCAGGGTGAGGGCCAGTTCGGCGGTGCTGGCCTCGTGGACGCCCTTCGCGTTGCACAGCCGTACGCCGGCGGGCAGGCCCGCGAGTCCCGGCAGCACGTGGTCGGTGCCGGCGGACAGCGTCTGCACGACCCGTACGGACGTCATCCGCGCGAGCGGCCGGACGGCGATCTCCTGGCCCTTCATGTAAGGGACCACGTAGAAGGCGCAGTCGGCGGGATCCGCGGGGAAGTCCGCCGCGCCGTCCCAGTGGACGTAGCGCGGTCCGGAGGGGAGCCCTTCGATCTCGTCCGCCGGTATCGGGAGCCAGATGTCTGAAGTCATGGCCAGGAGGCTATGCGAAGGACCATGGGGTTAGCGTGTGGGCGGAACGAGAAGGGATACGGCGGTTGGAGCGCAGGACCATCGGTGCGGCGGCCCTCGACGTGGGCGCGATCGGCCTCGGCTGCGCGCCGATGAGCTGGGCGTACACCGCCTCGGAGCAGCGCGGCGACCGGTCGTTGCGGGCCGTGCACGCGGCGCTCGACGCCGGGACGAGCCTGCTCGACACGGCCGACATGTACGGGCCGTTCACCAACGAGCTGTTGTTGGGGCGGGTCGTCGGGGAGCGGCGGTCCGAGATCTTCGTCTCCACCAAGTGCGGTCTGCTGGTGGGTGACCGGCACCTGGTCGCCAACGGCAGCCCCCGGTACGTGAAGCGGGCCTGTGACGCCTCCCTGCGGCGGTTGCGGACCGACGTGATCGATCTGTACCAACTCCACCGCGCGGACCCGGAGATACCCGTCGAGGAGACGTGGGGGGCCATGGCGGAGCTGGTGGGCGCGGGGAAGGTACGGGCGCTCGGGCTGTGCGCGGTGGAGGCCGGTCCCACGGCGTCGCGGGCCTTCCGCCGGGGCGCGCGGGCGCGGCCGTACGAGGCGACCGTACGGCAGTTGGAGCGGGTGCAGCAGGTCTTCCCGGTGAGCGCGGTCGAGGCCGAGCTGTCCCTGTGGTCGCCGGAGGCGCTGGAGCGGCTGCTGCCGTGGTGCGAGGCGCGGGGGGTGGGGTTCCTGGCGGCGATGCCGCTGGGCAGCGGGTTCCTGACGGGGACGCTCACGCCGGGGCAGGGCTTCGAGCCGGACGACGTACGGGCCAGGCATCCGCGGTTCACGGCGGAGATGATGGCCGCGAACCAGCCTCTGGTGGCGGGGATACGGCGGGTCGCGGAGCGGCACGGCGCGACCCCGGCGCAGGTCGCGCTGGCCTGGGTGCTGGGCCGGGGGCCGCACGTGGTGCCGGTGCCGGGGACCAAGCGGGCGGAGTGGGCGGTGGAGAACGCGGGCGCGTCGGGGCTGGCGCTGACGGCGGCGGACCTGGCGGAGCTGGCCGGACTCCCGGCGGCGCGCGGGTCCTGGGACTGAGGCGGGGCGGGAGCGCGGAGGCGGTCCGGCGGGGCAAGTCGGCGGTGCGGGGGCGGGCGGCGGTGTAAGAACAGGAGGGACCGCAGCGCCCGCCCGCCGAAGGGATCAGAACCGTGCAACGTTCCGCAGTGACGGCCGTATGGGCCGCCGCCGTTCTTCTCGTGGCCACCGGGTGCTCCGGGGGCGGGGACGGACCGCGGACCGGCCGGATCCCGGTCGCCACGCCGAGTACGCAGGGGACGGCCGCCGGGGCGTCGGCCGGCGCGCCGTCCACCGGCGCGGAGGCGAGCGAGTCGGCGGCTCCCGCGAAGGGCTCCGCCCGGGTGGTGCGGACGCTCACCGAGGGGCTCAAGTCCCCCTGGGGGCTGGCCGCCCTGCCCGACGGCGACCTGCTGGTGTCCTCGCGGGACGAGGGCACGCTCACCCGCGTCGCGCAGGACAGCGGGAAGCAGACCGTGATCGGCTCGGTGCCCGGCGTCTCCCCCGCCGGCGAGGGCGGCCTGCTGGGGATCGCGCTCTCCCCCTCGTACGCCTCGGACCACCTGGTGTACGCGTACTTCACGACGGAGTCGGACAACCGCATCGCGCGCCTGCGCTACGACGAGACCCGGCCGGCCGGGGAGCAGCTGGGCGCGCCGGACACGATCCTGCGGTCGATCCCCAAGGGCGCGATCCACAACGGCGGCCGGATCGCCTTCGGCCCCGACAAGATGCTCTACGCGGGCACCGGCGAGACGGGCGAGACGGGGCTCGCGCAGGACATGAAGTCGCTGGCGGGCAAGATCCTGCGGATGACGCCGGACGGGACGCCCGCGCCCGGCAACCCGGTGCCCGGCTCGCTGGTGTACTCGCCGGGCCACCGCAACGTGCAGGGCCTGGCCTGGGACTCGCGGGGCCGGCTGTGGGCGGCGGAGTTCGGGCAGAACACCTGGGACGAGCTGAACCTGATCGAGCCGGGGAAGAACTACGGCTGGCCGGACGTGGAAGGGAAGGCGGGGAAGGCCGGGTTCGTGGACCCGGTGGTCCAGTGGCGGACGAGCGAGGCCTCGCCGAGCGGGATCGCCTACGCGCGCGGCTCGATCTGGATGGCGGGACTGCGCGGCGAGCGGCTCTGGCGGATTCCGCTGGACGGGCGGGAATCCGCGGCGGCGCCCCAGGCGTTCTTCGAGGGGCAGTACGGCCGTCTGCGCACCGTTCTCGCGGTGGGCGGCGCCACGGTGTGGTTGGTGACCAGCGAAACGGACACCAGGGGGACACCGCGGCCGGGGGACGACAAGATCCTCCGGCTGGAGGTCTCATGACTACGCGTAGCGAGAAGGTGGACCGTCCGTGTTCAACATGATCGAGCAGCTCTTCGCGCCCGGCCGCAAGCACACCCACGAGGAACAGAAGCGCCTGGAGCTCAGCCGGGTCGACGTCGACGCGAACGACCCGGGGCGGGGTCCGATAGACCTCGCCTCCGGGAAGGTCACGATACGGGTCCCCGACGAGGCGTCCGGGCCGTCGGAGGCGGCGGAGCCGTCCGACGCGCCCGGGACCCCGCCGGGGACCGGGGGTCAGTGACCCGCCGCGCTCACGATGAGGTCGGTGATCTCACGGGGGTGCGTCACGAGCGAGAGGTGCCCGGAGTCCAGCTCGACGGTCCGGGCGCCCATGCGCTGGGCGACGAAGCGCTGGAGGTCCGGTGACGCCGTCCGGTCCCGCTTGGAGACGGCGTACCAGGACGGCTTGTCCCGCCAGGCGGCCGCGGTGGTCCGGGTGGCGAACAGGTCCTGGGCGATGCGGCCCTGGACGACGTACAGCGCCCGTGCCGTGTCCTGGTCCACGCCGTTGGCGAAGTCGTCGAGGAACGCCTCCTCGGTGAGCTGTCCGAAGCCGTCCCGAAAGACGAGCCCGGCGGACGCGGGCGGGGTCGGGAACCGCGCCGCCAGCGCCCCGTAGTCCTCGCCCGCCTCCGGGGCGCGGGCGGCGACGTACACGAGGGACGTCACGGCCGGGTGGTCGCCCGCCTGGCTGATGACGACCCCTCCGTAGGAGTGCGCGGCGAGGACGGTCGGCCCGTCCTGGAGGTCCAGGACGCGGCGCGTGGCGTCGACGTCGGCGGCGACCGAGGACAGCGGGTTCTGGACGGACGTGACCGTGAAGCCCTTGGCCTGGAGCCGCTTGATCACCTCGGTCCAGGAGGACCCGTCGGTGTAGGCGCCGTGCACCAGCACCACGTTGCGGGCGCGCGGGGCGGGGGTGGCCGGGGGCGTGGCGGAGGGGGCGGGGGCGTGCGCGGCGGGGGTGTGGGGGGCGGCGGAGGCGGGGGTCGCGGCGAGGAGGCCGGCGGCCGGGGCGGCGACCGCGGCGGCGGAGAAGGTACGTCGATCGATCACGGGCGGGACTTCCTTCGTACGGGGGGTGATGTCCTGCCCGAAGCATTTCGCGCGGCGGCGGTTCGCCCGGCACCGGGGTGACCGTGCCGGGCGCCGGCCGCCGGGCCGGCCCTCGGGCCCTCAGGCCACCGGGTCGCCGAAGAGCCGCAGCCGGTGCGCCGTCGCCGCGGCCTCCGTGCGGCCCGAGACGCCGAGCTTCCCCAGGATGTTGGAGACGTGCACACTCGCGGTCTTCGGCGAGATGTACAGCTCCTCCGCGATCCGGCGGTTGGTGTGCCCCGCGGCGACCAGCCGCAGCACGTCCTGTTCGCGCGGCGTCAGGCCCAGGGCCCGTACGGGATCGGTGTCGTCGGCCGTGGGATCGCCCTCGCCGGGCGCGGCGTCGAGGCCGATACGGGCCCGCGCGGCGAGCTGCGCGGTCTCCTCGGCCAGCGGGCGGGCGCCGAGCCCGGCGGCGAGCGCGTGCGCCCGGGCCAGCGGGCCGGCCGCCGCCGACCGGTTCCCGTGGGCGTCCAGCAGGGCGGCGGCCCAGCCGCACTGCGCCACCGCCGTCTCGTAGGGCCGCCCGGCCCGCTCGAAGGCGAGCGCCGCCCGCCCCCACAGCTCCGGGTCCGTACGGCCCTCGGCGCGGGCCAGTTCGGCGTCGAGCAGCAGACCGTACGCCTGCCACACGGGCAC includes these proteins:
- a CDS encoding alpha/beta fold hydrolase, coding for MIDRRTFSAAAVAAPAAGLLAATPASAAPHTPAAHAPAPSATPPATPAPRARNVVLVHGAYTDGSSWTEVIKRLQAKGFTVTSVQNPLSSVAADVDATRRVLDLQDGPTVLAAHSYGGVVISQAGDHPAVTSLVYVAARAPEAGEDYGALAARFPTPPASAGLVFRDGFGQLTEEAFLDDFANGVDQDTARALYVVQGRIAQDLFATRTTAAAWRDKPSWYAVSKRDRTASPDLQRFVAQRMGARTVELDSGHLSLVTHPREITDLIVSAAGH
- a CDS encoding 2-hydroxyacid dehydrogenase; its protein translation is MTSDIWLPIPADEIEGLPSGPRYVHWDGAADFPADPADCAFYVVPYMKGQEIAVRPLARMTSVRVVQTLSAGTDHVLPGLAGLPAGVRLCNAKGVHEASTAELALTLVLASLRGVPGFVAGQEREEWRSGFYPSLADKSVLIVGYGSIGAAIEDRLTPFECARVARVARSARTTGRGEVHPLDALPALLPDADVVILSTPLTEETKGLADAEFLARMKDGALLVNVARGAVVDTKALLGELESGRIRAALDVTEPEPLPAGHPLWHAPGVLISPHVGGSTSAFLPRAKRLLAGQLTRFAAGEEPHNVVHTTGR
- a CDS encoding DUF6191 domain-containing protein encodes the protein MIEQLFAPGRKHTHEEQKRLELSRVDVDANDPGRGPIDLASGKVTIRVPDEASGPSEAAEPSDAPGTPPGTGGQ
- a CDS encoding PQQ-dependent sugar dehydrogenase, whose amino-acid sequence is MQRSAVTAVWAAAVLLVATGCSGGGDGPRTGRIPVATPSTQGTAAGASAGAPSTGAEASESAAPAKGSARVVRTLTEGLKSPWGLAALPDGDLLVSSRDEGTLTRVAQDSGKQTVIGSVPGVSPAGEGGLLGIALSPSYASDHLVYAYFTTESDNRIARLRYDETRPAGEQLGAPDTILRSIPKGAIHNGGRIAFGPDKMLYAGTGETGETGLAQDMKSLAGKILRMTPDGTPAPGNPVPGSLVYSPGHRNVQGLAWDSRGRLWAAEFGQNTWDELNLIEPGKNYGWPDVEGKAGKAGFVDPVVQWRTSEASPSGIAYARGSIWMAGLRGERLWRIPLDGRESAAAPQAFFEGQYGRLRTVLAVGGATVWLVTSETDTRGTPRPGDDKILRLEVS
- a CDS encoding aldo/keto reductase — its product is MERRTIGAAALDVGAIGLGCAPMSWAYTASEQRGDRSLRAVHAALDAGTSLLDTADMYGPFTNELLLGRVVGERRSEIFVSTKCGLLVGDRHLVANGSPRYVKRACDASLRRLRTDVIDLYQLHRADPEIPVEETWGAMAELVGAGKVRALGLCAVEAGPTASRAFRRGARARPYEATVRQLERVQQVFPVSAVEAELSLWSPEALERLLPWCEARGVGFLAAMPLGSGFLTGTLTPGQGFEPDDVRARHPRFTAEMMAANQPLVAGIRRVAERHGATPAQVALAWVLGRGPHVVPVPGTKRAEWAVENAGASGLALTAADLAELAGLPAARGSWD